Below is a genomic region from Halobacterium sp. CBA1132.
GGCGACGGCTAGGCGTCGTCGACGGGTCGCAGGTGTTGGCAGTCCCCGGCGTGGACGACCCGTTGGCCGTCGTCGGTGTCGACGACGAGCGCGCCGTGCTCGGTGACGTCCACGGCGTCGCCGACGATATCTCCGTCAGCAGTTTCGACGCGAACGCGCTCGCCGAGCGTCGCCGCGCGCTCGCGCCACGCGTCGAGAATAGCCTCCGGGTCGCCGCGGAGCGCGTCGAAGCGTTCGAGGAACCGCTGGACGAACAGCCGGCGGTCCGTCTCCCCGCCCTCGGCGCGCACGCTCGTCGCGTCCCCCGCCAGTTCCTCGGGGTCGACGTCGACGTTCACGCCGACGCCGACGACCACCCACGAGACGCGACTGGCTTCGCCCTCCATCTCGGTGAGCACGCCCGCGAGTTTGTCGCCGCCGCGCTCGGCGCCCTCGCGGGGCACGATGCAGTCGTTGGGCCACTTGATAGCGGCGTCGACGCCCGCCTCGCGCGCCGCGTCCGTCACCGCGACTGCGGCCGCCAGCGTCACCAGCGGTGCGCGCGCCGGCGGCACGTCCGGCCGGAGTACGAGACTCAGCCAGACGCCGCCGGACGGTGAGGACCACTCGCGGCCACGCCGCCCCCGTCCCCCGGTCTGTCGGTCCGCGAGCACCACCGCGTCACTGGCGCCCTCGGCAGCCAGTTCTCGCGCGCGGTCGTTCGTGCTCGGGAGCGCGTCGTGGTACTCCACGTCGAACGGCGCTTCCAGTCCGAACTCGATTGCCTCCGCGCCGTACTCGGGCACCGACGCGAGCACGTAGCCGTCGGCCGCGCTCTCGACGGCGAACCCCGCCTCGCGGAGCGCTTCGACGTGCTTCCAGACCGCGGTCCGCGAGATACCGAGGCGTTCGGCGAGCGCGGGACCCGCCACGGGCCCGTCGGCGAGCGCGTCCAAGACCGCGCGGCGCGTCTCGTTCATCGCGGGGAGCTACCCGCTCTGCCAGCAAAAGTCCCGCCCTTCGCGGGACGCGTGGAAGAATCCCCCGGACGCACCCCGAAGCGGGCGTTTCGCGGTGTCTGCGTCGGCCGAGCCGCTTTCATACGAGTAATTTCGGTATATTTTATCTCGGTTATCTTCAAATAGATTGAATATACGGGCGGCGTACGGTGTAGGTAGACGATGTCAGACAGCAAGTTCACGCAGTTCCTCGAGGACAACCCCCGGATGATCGGCGTGCTGTTCAGCCTAATGGTGTTCCTGTCGACGACCGGCGCCGCGGCGGCGGCGAACGCGACGACCAACCCCGGCCCCTAGTCAAGTTCGTTCTCCAGCAGTTTGTCGCTCCACGTGAGTTCTCCATCGAACAGTACCGGGACGACTCCGTGGTTGAAGAAATCGCGTAACTTAGTTGTAGACACCTCAAACGTGTCGATGACGCCGGAATTGAGGTAGCGCGTAGCGTTCCCGTCGATATACGGCGTCAGAATTGA
It encodes:
- a CDS encoding biotin--[acetyl-CoA-carboxylase] ligase codes for the protein MNETRRAVLDALADGPVAGPALAERLGISRTAVWKHVEALREAGFAVESAADGYVLASVPEYGAEAIEFGLEAPFDVEYHDALPSTNDRARELAAEGASDAVVLADRQTGGRGRRGREWSSPSGGVWLSLVLRPDVPPARAPLVTLAAAVAVTDAAREAGVDAAIKWPNDCIVPREGAERGGDKLAGVLTEMEGEASRVSWVVVGVGVNVDVDPEELAGDATSVRAEGGETDRRLFVQRFLERFDALRGDPEAILDAWRERAATLGERVRVETADGDIVGDAVDVTEHGALVVDTDDGQRVVHAGDCQHLRPVDDA